Proteins found in one Salvia splendens isolate huo1 chromosome 10, SspV2, whole genome shotgun sequence genomic segment:
- the LOC121752841 gene encoding uncharacterized protein LOC121752841, producing the protein MDDFVEAIIEFFHTGRLLKSLNTTIIALIPKTNNNPKVGDFRPIVYCNVVYKAITKIISKRMESLLPKLVNQAQSAFVSGRSIMDNIHLETELMRFYDRAGGVPRCTIKIDLRKAYYTINWEFLEDVLLGLNFHSIFIERIMECVTCPSSSIIMNGSAHGFFKGRLELIRAYLQGAEAYWLQAFLIVGTVTTRLVAIARQFLWGSKFSKVAWKDVCLPREEGGLGLRDLDSWNTALHVKILWNIFAKKDTLWIQWVHTEIVRAEIQLGLDDLSETIRNFVVLETPADSSNIHAACIPDEISSPVGPNVQGLPAYLAWLKRAVHFEIDPIYQKEDIALVKYALSTSYSTQRILHLSPVDGAWNPK; encoded by the exons ATGGATGATTTCGTTGAAGCAATCATAGAGTTCTTCCACACGGGGCGGCTACTTAAGAGCCTCAACACGACAATCATAGCCCTTATCCCGAAGACGAATAACAATCCTAAAGTGGGGGACTTCCGACCAATTGTATACTGCAATGTTGTCTACAAGGCAATCACGAAGATCATATCAAAGAGGATGGAATCTTTGTTGCCCAAGCTCGTGAACCAGGCTCAATCGGCTTTTGTTTCGGGGAGGAGCATCATGGATAACATTCACTTAGAAACAGAGCTAATGCGGTTCTACGACCGTGCGGGGGGTGTACCACGATGCACGATTAAAATCGACCTCCGAAAGGCCTACTACACCATTAACTGGGAGTTTCTTGAAGATGTGCTCCTAGGACTCAACTTCCACTCAATCTTTATTGAGAGAATCATGGAGTGTGTTACGTGCCCGTCTTCCTCTATCATTATGAATGGAAGTGCTCACGGGTTCTTCAAAG GCAGACTTGAACTTATTCGAGCTTATTTGCAGGGTGCGGAGGCATATTGGCTGCAAGCCTTCCTAATTGTAGGTACGGTCACAACCCGACTAGTGGCGATTGCAAGACAGTTTCTGTGGGGATCCAAATTCTCCAAAGTGGCATGGAAGGATGTCTGCCTCCCGAGGGAAGAGGGCGGCTTGGGACTTCGGGACTTGGACAGTTGGAACACGGCGCTACATGTTAAAATCCTTTGGAATATCTTTGCCAAGAAGGACACCTTGTGGATCCAATGGGTGCATACTGAAATTGTCAGAG CTGAGATTCAACTAGGGCTCGATGATCTAAGCGAAACGATTAGAAACTTTGTGGTGCTCGAGACACCAGCTGATTCATCGAATATCCATGCAGCTTGTATCCCTGATGAGATCTCATCACCTGTGGGGCCAAACGTTCAAGGCCTCCCGGCGTATCTAGCATGGCTCAAACGAGCAGTCCACTTCGAGATTGATCCGATCTACCAAAAAGAAGACATCGCGCTCGTTAAGTATGCGCTCAGTACCTCGTACTCGACACAAAGGATATTACACCTATCACCCGTGGATGGGGCATGGAACCCGAAGTGA